The proteins below are encoded in one region of Macrococcus armenti:
- a CDS encoding YtxH domain-containing protein: MAKQKAGLLRAALVIGGTAVAALLSKKENRDKLLEEYNKAKQDPKAYADNAKEKAANLQQVAKEEINKAKENPESYKANLTQKVQEKAAPIKEKLSKNDNVQEDVQNFDDEGGANNIHIVTDADVAAKNPNAVSKDDLK; the protein is encoded by the coding sequence ATGGCGAAACAAAAAGCAGGTTTATTAAGAGCAGCATTAGTAATTGGAGGTACTGCAGTAGCAGCGTTACTTTCTAAAAAAGAAAACAGAGATAAATTATTAGAAGAATACAACAAAGCGAAACAGGACCCTAAAGCTTATGCTGATAACGCTAAAGAAAAAGCAGCGAATTTACAGCAAGTTGCTAAAGAAGAAATCAACAAAGCGAAAGAAAATCCAGAAAGCTACAAAGCAAACTTAACACAAAAGGTTCAGGAAAAAGCTGCACCAATTAAAGAAAAGTTATCTAAAAATGATAACGTACAAGAAGACGTTCAGAACTTCGACGATGAAGGTGGCGCTAATAATATCCATATCGTAACAGATGCAGATGTTGCTGCTAAAAATCCGAATGCAGTAAGTAAAGACGACTTAAAATAA
- a CDS encoding MDR family MFS transporter: MKMPKIVWLLVIGMAVNVTGASLIWPLNTIYLHNELGKSLSLAGFVLMLNSGASVLGNLLGGTLFDKIGGYRSILIGIIISGLSLLGIIFLHGWPWYAIWLVILGFGSGIVFPSIYAMAGSAWPEGGRKTFNAIYLSQNIGVALGAALGGFIADLSFTYIFILNFLMYAVFFFIALFGYRSAKPVISGSNVMRDVGNIKDKTKFNALLLVCAAYCMCWIGYVQWQSTISSYTQDLGIPLKAYSSLWAINGVLIIAGQPLIAPIIDRLQTRIKAQIAIGFVIFIISYIVTSFAQSFMMFAAGMIILTIGEMFVWPAVPTIANMLAPKGRTGVYQGIVNSTATLGRAIGPLLGGFLVDQYNMNIMFIAMIIFICIGFIFLYVFDRRINLYE, encoded by the coding sequence ATGAAAATGCCAAAGATTGTATGGTTGCTTGTCATCGGTATGGCAGTTAATGTAACTGGTGCAAGTTTAATTTGGCCACTGAATACAATTTATTTGCATAATGAACTCGGCAAAAGCCTAAGTCTCGCAGGATTTGTACTAATGCTCAATTCTGGTGCATCGGTACTTGGTAATTTATTAGGTGGAACGTTGTTTGACAAAATCGGAGGTTATCGCTCGATATTAATTGGAATTATTATTTCTGGGCTAAGTTTACTCGGTATTATCTTTTTACATGGCTGGCCATGGTATGCAATATGGCTTGTTATACTCGGATTCGGTTCTGGTATCGTATTCCCATCGATTTATGCGATGGCAGGAAGCGCCTGGCCAGAAGGGGGACGTAAAACGTTCAACGCAATATATTTATCGCAGAATATCGGTGTCGCACTCGGTGCTGCGCTCGGTGGGTTTATAGCGGATCTAAGTTTTACGTATATTTTTATATTAAACTTCTTAATGTATGCAGTATTTTTCTTTATCGCACTGTTCGGTTACCGTTCAGCTAAACCGGTCATATCTGGCAGTAATGTTATGCGCGACGTCGGTAATATTAAGGATAAAACTAAATTTAATGCGTTACTTTTAGTTTGTGCTGCATACTGCATGTGCTGGATTGGATACGTACAATGGCAATCAACGATTTCAAGCTATACACAGGATTTAGGAATCCCGCTTAAAGCATACAGTTCACTCTGGGCGATTAACGGTGTTTTAATCATCGCCGGACAACCATTAATTGCGCCTATTATCGACAGACTCCAGACACGAATAAAAGCACAAATTGCGATAGGGTTTGTCATCTTTATCATTTCTTATATCGTAACGAGCTTTGCGCAGTCATTTATGATGTTTGCAGCAGGTATGATTATATTAACAATCGGCGAGATGTTCGTCTGGCCGGCAGTACCGACAATTGCTAATATGCTCGCGCCAAAAGGTCGTACAGGTGTGTATCAGGGGATTGTGAATTCAACGGCGACACTTGGACGTGCAATCGGACCGCTACTCGGTGGATTTTTAGTAGATCAATATAATATGAATATAATGTTTATTGCGATGATTATATTTATTTGTATCGGATTTATATTTTTATATGTATTTGATCGACGCATTAACTTATATGAATAA
- the leuS gene encoding leucine--tRNA ligase, whose product MSFNHQTIEKKWQKYWLDHQTFKTTEHKEKNFYALDMFPYPSGAGLHVGHPEGYTATDIISRYKRMQGYNVLHPMGWDAFGLPAEQYAIDTGNDPAEFTEKNIATFKRQIQELGFSYDWDREINTTDPEYYKWTQWIFIQLYKKGLAYVDEVAVNWCPALGTVLSNEEVIDGVSERGGHPVIRKPMRQWVLKITEYADRLLEDLDDLDWPESLKDMQRNWIGRSEGAEVAFEVENTAQSFKVFTTRPDTIYGATYAVLSPEHELVASITTDAQAEAIKAYQEQAARKSDLERTDLAKDKTGVFTGSYAVNPFNGERMPIWISDYVLASYGTGAIMAVPAHDERDFEFAKQFGLDIKPVIEGGDSESAYTGDGIHIHSGELDGLNKEDGIRRAIEMLEAKGIGEKKVSYKLRDWLFSRQRYWGEPIPVITWEDGSMTTVPEEELPLMLPKTDKIMPSGTGESPLANIDEFVNVTDPVTGMKGRRETNTMPQWAGSCWYYLRYIDPKNSEMIADPELLKKWLPVDLYIGGAEHAVLHLLYARFWHKVLYDLGVVHTKEPFQKLFNQGMILGEGNEKMSKSKGNVVNPDDVVASHGADTLRLYEMFMGPLDASIAWSTNGLDGARRFLDRVYRLLINEDGTLSEKITDQPVEAMDKVYHQTVKKVTDDYETLGFNTAISQMMVFINEGYKSEALNIDHIRGFVKLLNPIAPHITEEIWEKLGGTDTITYEAWPEYDESKLVDNEVEIVIQVNGKVKQKAMIAKDMDKRDMETFALSLEAVQAAIEGKTVRKVIAVPNKLVNIVAN is encoded by the coding sequence ATGAGTTTTAATCATCAAACGATTGAGAAGAAATGGCAAAAGTACTGGTTAGATCACCAAACATTTAAAACGACTGAGCATAAAGAGAAGAATTTCTATGCGTTAGATATGTTCCCATACCCGTCTGGCGCTGGACTTCACGTAGGTCATCCGGAAGGTTATACTGCAACAGATATTATTTCACGTTATAAACGCATGCAAGGTTATAACGTATTACATCCGATGGGGTGGGATGCGTTCGGTTTACCTGCAGAACAGTATGCAATTGATACTGGGAACGATCCTGCAGAATTTACTGAGAAAAATATTGCGACGTTTAAACGTCAAATTCAGGAACTTGGGTTTAGTTATGACTGGGACCGTGAAATTAATACGACAGATCCTGAATATTATAAGTGGACACAGTGGATCTTTATCCAGCTGTATAAAAAAGGTTTAGCATATGTTGATGAAGTTGCGGTTAACTGGTGTCCGGCACTTGGTACAGTATTATCAAATGAAGAGGTTATTGATGGTGTATCAGAACGTGGCGGTCACCCTGTTATCCGTAAACCGATGCGTCAATGGGTATTAAAAATTACAGAATATGCAGATCGTTTACTTGAAGATTTAGATGACCTTGACTGGCCTGAGTCATTAAAGGATATGCAGCGTAACTGGATTGGACGTTCTGAAGGTGCGGAAGTAGCTTTCGAAGTTGAAAATACAGCGCAATCATTCAAAGTGTTTACGACACGTCCGGATACTATTTACGGTGCGACGTATGCAGTATTATCACCGGAACATGAATTAGTTGCATCTATTACGACAGATGCGCAAGCTGAAGCAATTAAAGCATATCAGGAACAGGCAGCACGTAAGTCTGATCTTGAACGAACGGATCTTGCAAAAGATAAGACGGGCGTATTTACAGGAAGCTATGCTGTTAATCCGTTTAACGGAGAACGTATGCCGATCTGGATTTCAGATTACGTATTAGCATCATATGGTACAGGTGCAATTATGGCCGTTCCGGCACATGATGAGCGTGATTTTGAATTTGCGAAACAGTTCGGTCTGGACATTAAACCTGTTATTGAAGGTGGAGACAGTGAGTCGGCGTACACTGGAGATGGCATTCATATTCATTCTGGTGAACTTGATGGATTAAACAAAGAAGACGGTATTCGTCGTGCGATTGAAATGCTTGAAGCTAAAGGGATTGGTGAAAAGAAAGTATCATATAAATTACGTGACTGGTTATTCTCTCGTCAACGTTACTGGGGCGAACCAATTCCTGTTATTACTTGGGAAGACGGATCGATGACGACTGTTCCGGAAGAGGAACTTCCGCTCATGTTACCGAAAACAGATAAAATTATGCCATCAGGGACAGGTGAATCACCACTTGCAAATATTGATGAATTCGTCAACGTCACAGACCCTGTTACAGGAATGAAAGGGCGCCGTGAAACGAATACGATGCCACAATGGGCAGGAAGCTGCTGGTATTACTTACGATATATTGATCCGAAAAATTCAGAAATGATCGCAGACCCTGAACTTCTGAAAAAATGGCTTCCGGTAGATTTATACATCGGTGGTGCAGAACATGCGGTACTTCACTTACTATACGCACGTTTCTGGCATAAAGTACTTTACGACTTAGGCGTTGTACACACGAAAGAACCATTCCAGAAACTATTCAACCAAGGTATGATTCTTGGTGAAGGTAATGAGAAGATGAGTAAATCTAAAGGTAACGTCGTTAATCCTGACGATGTTGTAGCGAGTCATGGGGCTGATACATTACGTCTATACGAAATGTTCATGGGACCACTTGATGCTTCAATCGCATGGAGTACAAATGGATTAGATGGTGCACGCAGATTCTTAGACCGTGTTTATCGTTTACTCATTAATGAAGATGGCACATTAAGTGAAAAAATTACGGATCAACCTGTTGAAGCGATGGATAAAGTGTATCACCAGACTGTGAAGAAAGTGACAGATGACTATGAAACATTAGGATTCAACACAGCGATTTCACAAATGATGGTATTCATCAATGAAGGATATAAATCAGAAGCACTGAATATCGATCATATACGTGGTTTCGTAAAATTATTAAATCCGATTGCACCGCATATTACGGAAGAAATTTGGGAGAAGCTTGGCGGCACGGATACGATTACTTATGAAGCGTGGCCAGAATACGATGAAAGTAAACTAGTAGATAATGAAGTTGAAATCGTGATTCAAGTAAACGGTAAAGTGAAACAAAAAGCAATGATTGCAAAAGATATGGACAAAAGAGATATGGAAACATTCGCTTTATCACTTGAAGCGGTACAAGCTGCAATTGAAGGAAAAACAGTACGTAAAGTCATCGCAGTACCGAATAAACTTGTCAATATCGTAGCGAACTAG
- a CDS encoding rhodanese-like domain-containing protein: MLEISSKDFVRKLQSESLNVIDVREDFEVQMGMIEGALHIPMNTIPDHMHELKIDETYYIVCAHGVRSERVTEYLMEHDFKAVNVQGGMAEIEQYL, from the coding sequence ATGCTAGAGATCAGCAGTAAAGATTTTGTTAGAAAATTACAGAGCGAATCATTAAATGTCATTGATGTACGAGAAGATTTTGAAGTACAGATGGGAATGATAGAAGGTGCATTGCATATTCCGATGAATACAATTCCGGACCATATGCATGAGCTTAAAATCGATGAAACATATTATATTGTATGTGCGCATGGCGTTAGAAGTGAGCGCGTTACAGAATATTTGATGGAACATGACTTTAAAGCTGTCAATGTACAAGGTGGCATGGCGGAAATAGAGCAATATTTATAA
- a CDS encoding NAD(P)/FAD-dependent oxidoreductase — MYHTIVIGGGPSGLMAAISASESGKSVLLIDKKDKLGRKLQISGGGRCNVTNRVSHEELIAHLPGNGKFLYSAFNTFDNFSIIAYFEQLGVALKEEDHGRMFPVSDNAKDVVNALKTKLEENNVEVKTNNKVASLYIEDTIKGVILTDDTIIQSENVIIATGGKSVPHTGSTGDGYVFAEQAGHTITELFPTEVPITSSEPFIKSKTLQGLSLRDVALSVLRKNGKPRITHQMDMIFTHFGISGPAALRCSQFVYKEQKSQKKQDITMMIDCFPDETIGAVKNRITKLIESNKDKAIKNSLKGVISERYLLFLFEQAELNPEHNGHHLKKEAVELFCELLKGFKFKVYGTQSIEKAFVTGGGVSVKEIVPATMQSKLHDNLYFCGEVLDIHGYTGGYNITSALVTGYVAGMNCR, encoded by the coding sequence ATGTATCATACAATCGTAATCGGTGGCGGACCGAGCGGACTCATGGCAGCAATTAGCGCATCTGAATCCGGAAAGTCCGTACTATTAATAGATAAAAAAGACAAGCTCGGAAGAAAGTTACAAATATCAGGTGGCGGCAGATGTAATGTGACAAATCGCGTTTCTCACGAGGAACTGATTGCGCACTTACCCGGCAACGGTAAATTTTTATATAGCGCGTTTAATACATTTGATAACTTTTCTATCATAGCGTACTTCGAACAACTTGGTGTCGCACTTAAAGAAGAGGATCATGGTCGAATGTTTCCAGTATCTGATAACGCAAAGGATGTTGTAAACGCATTAAAAACGAAACTCGAAGAAAACAATGTAGAAGTCAAAACTAACAATAAAGTCGCTTCACTCTATATAGAGGATACGATTAAAGGTGTTATTTTGACCGATGACACAATTATTCAGTCAGAGAACGTTATTATTGCAACCGGCGGCAAAAGTGTACCACACACAGGTTCGACTGGAGATGGCTACGTATTCGCTGAACAGGCAGGACATACAATTACTGAATTGTTCCCTACGGAAGTGCCGATTACTTCAAGCGAACCATTTATTAAATCAAAAACATTACAAGGGTTAAGCTTACGTGATGTAGCATTAAGTGTATTGCGTAAAAACGGTAAACCACGTATTACACATCAGATGGATATGATTTTCACCCACTTTGGAATATCAGGTCCTGCAGCACTGCGCTGTTCACAGTTTGTATACAAAGAACAAAAGAGCCAGAAAAAACAAGATATCACGATGATGATCGATTGCTTCCCTGATGAGACAATCGGCGCAGTCAAAAACAGAATAACGAAACTAATTGAATCCAATAAAGATAAAGCGATTAAAAACAGTTTGAAAGGCGTTATATCAGAACGATATTTATTATTTTTATTTGAACAGGCAGAACTGAATCCAGAACATAATGGCCATCATTTAAAAAAGGAAGCAGTAGAACTGTTTTGTGAATTATTAAAAGGGTTCAAGTTTAAAGTATACGGAACACAATCAATTGAAAAAGCATTCGTAACTGGTGGCGGTGTATCCGTTAAAGAGATTGTGCCGGCAACGATGCAGTCAAAGCTACACGACAATTTATATTTCTGTGGAGAAGTTTTAGACATTCATGGTTACACTGGAGGTTATAACATTACGAGCGCTCTCGTAACCGGATACGTTGCAGGTATGAACTGCAGATAA
- the trmB gene encoding tRNA (guanosine(46)-N7)-methyltransferase TrmB has product MRMRNKPWAEDYLLAHDDIVSIDLTRKDHIIDWFEEKQPIHIEVGSGMGRFITEMAKANPHINYIGIERDKNVMIRIVEKAVDQNIKNLRLLTVDAEKLTDIFNPGEIDRIYLNFSDPWPKTRHAKRRLTHENFLKVYETVLNNDGEIHFKTDNQGLFEYSIESMSHYGMKLKNINLNLHEQEPTDNIRTEYEEKFSNKGFRINRLEAKFRERD; this is encoded by the coding sequence ATGAGAATGAGAAATAAACCGTGGGCAGAAGATTATCTTCTTGCACACGATGATATCGTGAGTATCGACCTTACACGTAAGGACCATATCATCGATTGGTTTGAAGAGAAGCAACCGATTCATATTGAAGTTGGAAGCGGTATGGGACGCTTTATTACCGAAATGGCAAAAGCAAATCCACATATTAACTATATCGGTATTGAACGCGATAAAAATGTAATGATACGAATCGTTGAGAAAGCTGTGGACCAAAACATTAAAAATTTACGTCTTTTAACTGTAGATGCAGAGAAATTAACAGACATTTTTAATCCAGGTGAGATCGATAGAATTTATTTAAATTTCTCAGATCCCTGGCCTAAAACGCGTCACGCGAAACGACGTTTAACACATGAAAATTTCCTTAAAGTTTACGAAACTGTATTGAATAATGATGGAGAGATTCATTTTAAGACTGATAATCAAGGTTTATTCGAATATTCAATCGAGAGTATGAGTCATTACGGTATGAAACTTAAAAATATTAATTTAAATTTACATGAGCAGGAACCTACTGATAATATTCGAACTGAATATGAAGAGAAGTTTTCAAATAAAGGATTTAGAATAAATCGTTTAGAAGCGAAATTCAGAGAGAGAGATTAA
- a CDS encoding putative polysaccharide biosynthesis protein: MSQGNSLVRSTFILTASIFITKILGILYIIPFYAIIGGEANLAPYNMAYPPYTVMLVIAAGGVPLAVAKYVSKYNAIGAYKVSYKLYKSSLLVMGITGILGFIILYAVSPLIAEASVSKSDSGMWSVEQITEIIRVVSFAVIFIPFLATWRGIFQGYDSMGPTAVSTVVEQVARIAFLLAGSFLVLNVMNKSVLLANEIAVFAAAIGAFSAILTLWYYWRKRKPFIDEMVNSDVTNTDVSYKSMYKEILMYSIPFVIVSLAIPLYQIIDQFTHNRALTAAGVPGETHDMLLTMLNTTTNKLVMIPTSLAAGFAISLVPSITRTHASGQIKEMHHQIKTSLGILMFLTVPASLGIMILATPLYTVFYSYNAVASHLLFFYAPVGILLALVSVTAAMLQGIDKQALTVYIVLASLFVKLVINYPMIYLFHTEGAVIATAIALTVNILCNFYVIKKYAGFKFRSTYKQMLHIFLYSLIMVVSVELVMVVLIQFLHVSHKLEALIILFVGAFTGAVIYAYLSMKSRLADAFFGERVQKLREKFVR, from the coding sequence ATGTCACAAGGAAATTCGCTCGTCAGAAGTACATTTATTCTGACAGCAAGTATATTTATTACAAAGATTTTAGGGATACTGTATATCATACCGTTTTACGCTATTATCGGTGGTGAAGCAAATTTAGCACCGTATAATATGGCGTATCCACCATATACAGTTATGCTTGTTATTGCAGCTGGTGGGGTACCACTTGCAGTTGCAAAGTATGTATCTAAATACAATGCGATAGGTGCATATAAAGTGAGTTATAAACTTTATAAGTCTTCACTTTTAGTAATGGGCATTACAGGGATACTTGGATTTATTATATTATATGCAGTAAGTCCATTAATCGCAGAAGCATCTGTATCGAAGTCGGATTCAGGTATGTGGTCTGTAGAACAAATTACTGAAATTATACGCGTCGTATCATTTGCTGTTATATTCATACCGTTCCTTGCAACATGGCGCGGTATATTCCAGGGGTATGATTCAATGGGACCTACTGCAGTGTCTACAGTGGTAGAACAAGTCGCACGTATTGCGTTTTTATTAGCAGGATCATTTTTAGTGTTGAATGTAATGAATAAATCTGTACTATTAGCAAATGAAATTGCAGTATTTGCTGCAGCTATCGGTGCATTCAGCGCAATATTAACGCTATGGTATTACTGGAGAAAACGTAAGCCGTTTATCGATGAGATGGTAAATAGTGATGTAACTAATACAGACGTTTCATACAAAAGTATGTATAAAGAAATATTAATGTACAGTATTCCGTTTGTTATCGTAAGTCTTGCGATTCCTTTGTATCAAATTATCGATCAGTTTACGCACAATAGAGCATTAACAGCAGCAGGCGTTCCAGGTGAAACACATGATATGCTGCTTACGATGCTGAATACGACGACGAATAAACTTGTGATGATTCCGACATCACTTGCAGCAGGATTTGCAATTAGTCTCGTGCCTTCAATAACGAGAACGCACGCTTCAGGTCAAATAAAGGAAATGCATCATCAAATTAAGACGTCATTAGGTATATTAATGTTTCTGACGGTACCTGCATCACTCGGTATTATGATTTTAGCAACACCTTTATATACAGTTTTCTACAGTTATAATGCTGTCGCGAGCCACTTATTATTTTTCTATGCGCCAGTTGGAATTCTGTTAGCACTTGTAAGTGTTACAGCTGCAATGTTACAAGGGATTGATAAACAGGCATTAACTGTTTATATCGTACTCGCATCATTATTTGTAAAGCTTGTTATCAACTATCCGATGATTTATCTGTTCCATACTGAAGGTGCGGTTATTGCAACAGCGATTGCATTAACTGTAAATATTTTGTGCAATTTTTATGTCATCAAAAAGTATGCAGGCTTTAAATTCCGTTCAACGTATAAACAAATGCTTCATATTTTCTTATATAGTTTAATTATGGTTGTAAGCGTCGAGCTTGTTATGGTAGTGCTGATTCAATTTTTACATGTTTCACACAAATTAGAAGCACTTATTATATTATTCGTTGGTGCGTTCACAGGTGCAGTAATATATGCATATCTTTCAATGAAATCACGTTTAGCAGATGCATTCTTTGGTGAACGTGTTCAAAAGTTAAGGGAGAAATTTGTAAGATGA
- a CDS encoding phosphotransferase family protein — MEHFYQLGWTLDSAGGASGEAYMAEQDGRKLFLKRNSSPFLAALSAEGIVPKLVWTKRIETGEVVTAQHWKNGRSLTHDEMKSQRVASLLKKIHTSKPLLNMLKRLEMKPMDPEILLKKINASLSRNVLTHHTVRKALIYLEEHMPKLDRKFYTVCHGDVNHNNWLLSDQDELFLVDWEGAMIADPAIDIGMILYTYRDSIDWKVWLDTYGITYTTDLEKRMKWYTIIQAIAMIEWYEEKSRYHDLNEWLKFLDEVLNLNRFI; from the coding sequence TTGGAACATTTCTATCAGCTCGGTTGGACATTAGATTCAGCTGGTGGTGCATCTGGAGAAGCATATATGGCAGAACAGGACGGCAGAAAGCTTTTCTTAAAGCGTAACTCCTCACCGTTCCTTGCTGCACTTTCTGCAGAAGGTATCGTGCCGAAACTTGTATGGACGAAAAGAATAGAAACAGGTGAAGTCGTTACTGCACAACACTGGAAGAATGGTCGATCGTTAACACATGATGAGATGAAATCACAACGTGTTGCATCGCTACTGAAGAAAATACATACTTCAAAGCCACTTCTGAATATGTTAAAGCGTCTTGAAATGAAACCGATGGACCCTGAAATTCTTCTGAAAAAGATAAATGCATCGCTTTCACGTAATGTACTGACACATCATACTGTACGTAAAGCGCTTATTTATCTTGAGGAGCATATGCCAAAGCTTGATCGTAAATTTTATACGGTTTGTCACGGTGATGTGAATCATAATAACTGGCTGTTGTCAGATCAGGATGAACTATTTCTCGTTGATTGGGAAGGTGCGATGATCGCTGACCCTGCGATTGATATCGGTATGATTTTATATACATATCGTGACTCGATAGACTGGAAAGTCTGGTTGGATACGTACGGAATTACGTATACGACAGACCTTGAAAAACGTATGAAGTGGTACACGATTATTCAAGCGATTGCAATGATTGAATGGTATGAAGAGAAAAGTCGTTATCACGACTTAAACGAATGGCTTAAATTTTTAGATGAAGTACTGAACTTGAATCGTTTTATTTAA
- the pepV gene encoding dipeptidase PepV yields MWREKVAQYEDKMIEDLTGLLNIRSVRDDSLADAEHPVGPGPRAALDYMYELAKRDGFNTHDVDHIAGRIEAGKGDEIFGILGHVDVVPEGSGWDTDPFNATVTEDRIIARGTLDDKGPTIAAYYAVKILEDMKVDWKKRIHIIIGTDEESEWKCTDRYFETEPMPDLGIAPDADFPLIHGEKGFSSFDIIQVSDEESETTPEVVLKALKSGERYNMVPDHAEAQLIVNEQMAFVIQSFEGFLKEHSLEGKHYVDNGQLKLEVEGKSVHGMEPFKGINAGLYLIHFLNSLDLDKKSKTFVQLGDEQLFDSHFGEKLGVQMETPELGKLTTNIGIISYTDVDGGVYGVNLRYPNGFEFDNEIDKLSSAIAPQFEVEVTKHQVPHYVDKNDPFVQKLLQAYRNQTGDMTEPYTIGGGTYARTMEKGVAFGAMFKDSEDLMHQKNEYITKKQLFDATAIYLEAIHSVCVEGE; encoded by the coding sequence ATGTGGAGAGAAAAAGTAGCACAATACGAAGATAAAATGATAGAAGACTTAACAGGTCTGCTTAATATTCGAAGTGTACGTGACGATAGTCTGGCAGATGCAGAACATCCAGTTGGTCCTGGTCCACGCGCTGCACTCGACTATATGTACGAACTTGCAAAGCGAGACGGCTTTAATACACATGACGTAGATCACATTGCAGGCCGTATTGAAGCGGGTAAAGGCGACGAAATTTTCGGTATTCTTGGTCATGTTGACGTAGTACCGGAAGGGAGTGGATGGGATACAGATCCATTCAATGCAACGGTGACTGAAGATCGCATTATCGCACGTGGGACTTTAGATGATAAAGGGCCGACGATTGCAGCGTATTATGCAGTAAAAATTTTAGAAGATATGAAAGTGGACTGGAAAAAGCGTATTCATATTATTATCGGTACTGATGAAGAGTCGGAGTGGAAATGTACAGATCGATACTTTGAAACAGAGCCGATGCCTGACTTAGGTATCGCACCAGATGCTGACTTCCCGTTAATTCATGGTGAAAAAGGATTTTCATCATTTGATATTATTCAAGTTAGCGATGAAGAAAGTGAAACGACACCTGAAGTCGTATTAAAAGCATTAAAGTCAGGTGAACGTTACAACATGGTACCGGATCATGCTGAAGCACAACTTATAGTTAACGAGCAGATGGCATTCGTTATTCAAAGCTTTGAAGGATTCTTAAAGGAACATAGTTTAGAAGGTAAACATTATGTAGATAACGGTCAGTTGAAGTTAGAAGTTGAAGGAAAATCAGTTCATGGTATGGAACCATTCAAAGGTATTAATGCCGGACTGTATTTAATTCACTTCCTGAACAGTTTAGACCTTGATAAAAAGTCAAAAACTTTTGTTCAGCTAGGAGATGAGCAACTATTTGATTCTCACTTCGGTGAAAAGTTAGGTGTACAAATGGAGACGCCTGAATTAGGTAAACTTACAACGAACATCGGTATTATTAGTTATACAGACGTGGATGGTGGCGTATACGGCGTTAACTTACGTTATCCAAACGGATTTGAATTCGATAATGAAATCGACAAGTTATCTAGTGCAATCGCTCCTCAGTTTGAAGTTGAAGTGACGAAACATCAAGTACCGCACTACGTTGATAAAAACGACCCATTCGTACAGAAATTATTGCAGGCATACCGTAATCAGACAGGTGACATGACAGAACCTTATACGATTGGTGGCGGTACGTATGCACGTACTATGGAAAAAGGTGTTGCATTCGGTGCAATGTTTAAAGACTCAGAAGATTTAATGCATCAGAAAAATGAATATATTACGAAAAAGCAGCTGTTTGATGCGACTGCAATTTACTTAGAAGCGATTCATTCAGTATGTGTTGAAGGTGAATAA
- a CDS encoding pseudouridine synthase, which yields MRLDKFLSNHGYGSRKEVKLLVKHGGVSVNDKTIKKADIKIDPERDHIAVRGEKVDYEPFVYIMLHKPSGYISSTKDYKDQTVLQLIEGFDHYDLHPVGRLDKDTEGLLLLTNDGQFSHDVLSPKKHVDKTYYAHVEGVVTEETVKAFKAGVTLDDGYETMPATLEIIKSDTVSEITLVIQEGKFHQVKRMFQSVGMTVIYLKRIKMGSLTLDENLALGEYRKLSQHEINLVKIISHV from the coding sequence ATGAGGCTTGATAAATTTTTAAGTAATCATGGTTACGGGTCAAGAAAAGAAGTTAAGTTACTCGTTAAGCATGGTGGAGTTTCAGTAAATGACAAAACGATAAAGAAAGCAGACATTAAAATTGATCCTGAGCGGGATCATATTGCGGTACGAGGTGAAAAAGTAGACTATGAGCCTTTCGTCTACATTATGCTGCATAAACCATCCGGTTACATTTCAAGTACGAAAGATTACAAAGATCAGACCGTATTACAATTGATTGAGGGTTTTGACCATTATGATCTGCATCCAGTTGGACGTCTCGATAAAGATACTGAAGGTTTACTATTATTAACGAATGACGGTCAGTTCTCACATGATGTGCTCAGTCCGAAAAAACACGTTGATAAAACGTACTATGCACATGTTGAAGGTGTTGTTACAGAAGAAACTGTTAAAGCATTTAAAGCAGGTGTAACGTTGGATGACGGATATGAAACGATGCCTGCCACGCTTGAAATCATTAAGTCAGATACAGTTTCTGAAATTACACTCGTAATACAGGAAGGTAAATTTCATCAAGTAAAACGCATGTTCCAGTCTGTCGGAATGACAGTCATTTATTTAAAACGTATTAAGATGGGAAGCTTAACTTTAGATGAAAATTTAGCGCTCGGTGAGTATAGAAAGTTATCGCAGCATGAAATTAATTTAGTAAAAATAATATCTCATGTTTAA